The following nucleotide sequence is from Magnetococcus sp. PR-3.
ACCACGAGGACTTTTAACCCAAACCCAATCTCCATTTTGAATACCACGCGCTTCGGCATCTTCGACATTCATGGTCACTCTTGGGTCAGGCTGCTTCTCTGCCAACCCTTTTACGCCATGGTGCTGGCTGCGGAAATCATAATAGGTTCGCCCTCCAGAATTCAGCACCAGAGGGTAGGATTTAGCTAAATCCGGTCTAGCCAAAGGGCCTTCCTGGGGTTCGGTATAGACCGGCAGCGGATCATACCCATGCTCAGCCAAGATCGAAGAGCTGATCTCAAATTTGCCGGAAGGGGTCGCAAACCCATGTTGGCCATCCTCACGCAAATGACCTTTTTCCCATTTTTTATACTGCATCATCGCGGTGTTTAACTGAACATGACCACCCGCTTGACGTACCTGCGCCACGGTAAACTCTGTCTCTTCTAAGGCCCGCTCCAAAATCGCCTCTTCAGTTTGCGGGTAGAGCTCACCATAACCAAGCCGCTCTGCCAGTTCCGCTAGGATAAGAAAATCATTCCTTGCCTCCCCCACGGGTTCCACCATTTTTTCCCGAATGGCAAACATCGGCCCATAGCGCATGAAGGAGGTACACTCGTAGAGTGTCGTGGCAGGTAAAACAATATCTGCATAGGCTGAGTCTGCCGTGTGATACCGGTCAATAACAACCAGAAATTCCAGTTCCGAGAGGGTGCGTTTCCACAATGCCGGGTCAGGCCAAGAGGTCATCAACGATCCCCCAAGCACCATTAAATCCCGTACTTTATAAGGCACCCCTTCTAAGACAGATTGTGGTAAAGAGATGGCATGAGACTCTCCACGATAGGCGGAATAGACAGGGAAACGATCCCGCCCCAACGCCTTGTCTGCACCAGGGTTTTTAATTAAATGTGCCCGATTTTGAGGAAATTGATTCTCTTTCATCCGAATTAAAAGACCACCAGGCACATCCAACTGCCCTGCTAATGCCCAGAGAGTAAATACAGCACGAATGGCCTGCACACCACTATCTGAATACTCCAAGCCTGTATACATAACCGGACATGCACCACGAGCATTGGCTATTTTACGGGCGATCTGCCGTACCTGATCCGCAGGCACACCTGTAATCTCCGCAACGACATCAGGATGGTAGTGCTGAACATATTGGGAGAGATCCTCAAACCCCACCGTCCAATTTTTCACAAAAGCTTCGTCGTAGAGCTCTTCTTCAATCAGCACATTGATCATACCCAGGGCCAAAGCACCGTCAGTACCGGGCCGTATGGGGTGCCACTGAGCATCTGCCTCGACACAGGTTTCCGATCGACGGGGGTCAATAACCAACACTTCGGCCCCCCGCTGTTTGGCTTCCAGTATTTGATGGTGTGCCATGGGGGGGGAGTCTGTGGCTGGGTTGGCCCCCCAAACCACAATTAATTCTGATTGAGGAAGGTCTGTCTCAAGGCTGATCAACATCTCCCCAAAAGTGACGTGAGGAGCGATCATGGCAAAGGAGACATAACAGAGTGCCCCAACCCCCAGGGTGTTGGGAGAACCAAAGGGAAAGAGCACACTACTGGCAGATGAAACCGCCACATCATCTGGCTGAAACAGGTCACACATGGCCATATCAAAACTACCACGCCCTGTATAAATAGCCGTGGCTTCCGCACCATGTTTGGCTTTGGTCGTTTGTAGACGCTCCGCAATGGTCGACATAGCCTCATCCCAAGAGATGGGCTCAAACGCATACGAACCTTTGGGCCCCACCCGTTTAAGGGGGGTCTTTAGGCGGTCAGGATCATACACCACATTGGGCGATTTACGCCCAATACGACAGATCATACCTAAGGGGTGATCGGGCCTGGGCTCTACCGAGACCATTTTATCCCCTTCATATCCGACCCTCACCCAGCAGCCAGCAGGGCAAATACCACACATACCATCTTGGTGTTTTTGGGAAGTTTGTTGATCGCCAGATTGAGACATGGGAACGTATCCGGTTGCTGTTGGTCAAAAGGGTCGGCAAACTCTAACCGATGGCTCACTGAGATGCCACCGACCTAGTCCCTTTTTTAAACCATTGCTGACGAGAAAAGTTCCATGAACAGCACACTCCCTGAAAAGACCACTTGCTATCAATGTGACATGAACTGTGAATTTGATGTGCATTACAAAGCGGATGGCTCGTTAGACAAACTCACCGGCCCAACCTGCCCCCGTGGCGATGTGCAGATGGAGATGCAGACCCATCCACAGCGTCTACGCACCCCTTTGAAACGGGTTGGCCCTCGGGGTTCTATGAACTTTGAGCCCATAAGCTGGGATGAAGCGCTAGAGATCTGCGCCCATGAACTGGATAAAATCCGCCAGCGCGATGGTGCTGAAGCGTGTGCTTTTTTCAGCGGCTATACCAAAGAGGCCCGCCCCCATTTACAACGTTTGGCCCATCTATTTGGCTCGCCTAACTATATGACTGAATCAGGCTGTTGTTTTACCTCTACCCTGGTTTCTGAACAACTCACTTATGGCTACCGGCTCAAAACCTCCAGCCTACAGGATGCCGATGAGACCCGTTGTCGGCTCATATGGTCAACCAACCCTGTCCACTCTGTGCTTCCTTACGGAGAACACCCGGTTATTGCCCCCAAAGATGGGGTAAAAACCATCGTTGTTGATCCCCGTTTGACAGAAACAGCTCAACGGGCCGACCTCTATCTACCCATTCGCCCCGGTACCGATGGTGCCTTGGCTCTTGCCATACACCAACAGCTTTTTGAGAATGGCTGGTCAGATGAAGCATTTTTGGCCAAGTGGGCCAATGGTATTGAAAACTTTAAAGCATACGTCAAAGATTTCACCCCCAAGCGGGCCAGTGACATCTGCTGGGTACCCGAAGCGGATATTAAGCAAGCTGCGGAGTGGTATGGACACCACGGTCCATCTCAGTTGGTTTTATCGGCCACCTCAACCACCCAACATAGCAACGGTTTTCAAAACCACCGGGCGGTTATTTTACTTGCTGCCACCGCTGGCTACGTTGATATTCCCGGGGGTAATCGCTTCTTTATTGATAAAGTTGTTCCTAAGGGAATTGACCTATTTAAAGAAAAGATTGATACCTTACCACCCCGCGTCGGTCAAAAACGTTTTCCTGTCTGGACCAACCGCTATCCCGCGGCCCACAGCATGGTGTTGGGGGATGCCATTGAACAGGGGGACCCAACCCCCATACGCGGTCTGTTTGCTTTAGGCATCAACCCCATTATGTGGCCCGATACTGACCGCTTCATGAAATCCTTAGAAAAACTGGATTTCTTCTGCATGGTTGACTTCTTCCATACCCCTGGCAGCCCCCTGGCAGATTTGATCTTGCCTGCAGCGACCTCACTGGAACGTGAAGCTTTGATCACCGCCAGTAGTTGCCAATTCCGCGGGGTGGTACAACATCGTAAAGCCGTTACCGAACCCGTTGCAGAAGCTCGACCCGATGCGCAAATTGTACTGGATCTAGGCTGTAAGCTGGGTATGGCTGATCAGTTTTGGCAGGGTGACCTTCACGCCAGCATTGAAGAGCAGGCTGAAGGGCTGGGAGCCCCCTTATGGGAGCAGGTTAAAAAAGAGCCTGGAGGTATCACCGTCTTTGGCACCGCGGTTATGGATGATGATGTGGATGAGGTAACCGAAAAGCTCTATGAAGCACGTGGTTTTCCCACCCCCAGTGGTAAAGTGGAGTTTGATGCCGATGAGCTCCATCAATCTGGTTATGATGGCCTTCCCACCTACAAAGAACCCGCGGAAAGCCCACACTCAAAACCAGATACCGCCAAAGACTACCCACTGGTACTAACAACCGGTGGGCGCTCTGTGGTGTATACCCACTCCCAACAACGCCGCTTTGACGCATTATTGGCCGTCGATCCCGTTCCTCGTGTACAAATGCACACCTCGGAAGCAGAGCAACGGAATATTGTGGATGGTGACCGGGTAACCGTCTCCTCCCCACGTGGCTCCATTGAGATGATCGCAGCGGTCAGCGATGAGATTCGTGAAGGTATTGCCCACGCCTATCATGGCTGGGCAGATGCCAATATCAACCGGTTAACCGAAGGGGATTTTTCATTGGATCCGATCAGTGGCTTTCCGGCTTTCAAATCCAGCCTATGTCAAATTCATAAGGGCTAAAAAACGTGCAATCGGTCTTGATTCCCTGTAGCCGAGCTGTTGATCGTTGGATCTGCACCCCTCTTCAGTCACGGTACCATTTTCATGATCAGGATCTGGCCAGCATGCCAGATCCCATGGTGCAGTTAAGATCGGCACAACAGTGGAAACAGCACCACCCCAATGGGGTGGTGCTGGCCACCCACGACCTTGCAGCGCCCATTGCAGCACACTGTATGGGTCACCCTTCGGTTCATGCCGTCTTTACGACCATGGACAAAGCCGCTACCCGGGAACAGCTGGACCCCAAGCCCATTCCTTTTTGCCGGCTGGATCCTGGCCAGGCGATGCCCCCCCAAACGGACTTTCCATACCCTGCCCTGCTTAAACCCCGAGATGGCTGGGGCTCTCAGCAGATTACCCCAATTAAAACCCCAGGTTTGGCACCCCTGGAAATTGATGCCCCCCTAACCCCCTTGTGGCAAGCGCTTTTACCATCATCCTCCCACACCCAATCAGGATGGCTGTTAGAACAATATATGGAGCATCAGCACATCTTTACGGTGGATGGCTTTGTTCAAGATGGAGAGGTTCAGCTATGGGGCATTTCAGAAAATCTGTATGCCACATCAAACCCCCTGCTATTGGAAGGGTGTCTCTTTCCAGCCCAACTAGATGATGCACTGACTCAAAAATTGGAGTCTGCCTACAAAGCGGTTGTCTATCCACTCATCGAACAAGGGTTTGATCGTAGTTTTATTAATGCAGAATTTTTTATGACATCGGATCAAGAGATTATTCTCATGGAGATCAACGGCCGTTTACCCATTATTCTGACCCCTCTGTATCGTTGCACCCTAACAGGGGGAGATAGTGTTGAGGCCGCCATTCAACTGGCTTTGGATCAACAGGTTGTCCGACCAAAACAGCCTAATGGCGTGGCAGGTGCTTTTTTTATCCAAGGACAAGCCTCCCCCGCCCTCACACAATGCCCGCAGAATGATCACCTTTTGCTCTTATCGCCACCCCCAGTAACAGGCCGCTTGGGTACCCTTATTCTGCATGCTCAAGACCGTCACCAGCTTTTACGCCAGTGGCGCCAGTGGCAGCAACAGCATCTCATCCTGGCTTAACCATTGCTTACCACCACAAAGCTGGCAACGTTTGCGAGCAACCGTAGTGATTCCTATTGAACAAAGAGATGATCCTCATGGACCAACACTCATATAAAAACGAATACCAAGCCTGGGCTCTACCCCTTCTTGGTGTCTTTCTATTGGCTTTTTTAGCAGCCATTTTACATTTCTATTTTTGGCAAGCCCCGGTTGGTTCGGATGATGTAGGCTACTTTAAACTCGCCCTGGGCGATGGCTTTCAACAAGGCGATCGGATCCGGCATGGATCTCTACGCATGTTTTTATATGCGTTAATTCAGTTTCCCAACTGGGTTTTGGGCCATGACTACGCCCTAGAAGCTTTTTATACATCCATTGGTTTTCAATCTCTCTTAGGCTTTATGGGGGTTACCCTCTTTGCTTTTGTCGCCGCCCCCAACCGTCGCGTGGCACTCCTGGCCATCCTGTTTTGGGTGACCAGCTACGCCGCACTCATTACTCAGGCCAAACTCCTGCCTGATGGTTTTGGTACGGGTATCGCCTTTTTGGCGACCGGCTTAATGTATGGCCTGGTTTTCCGTTGGAACCTACCGGCCCATAAGCCTGCATTCAAAGCCTTGGCCCTTATAGTAGGTCTGCTTTTATGGGGAGCTCTCTCGATACGGGCGACCTTTGCACCCTTTGTGCTCAGTGCCCTGTTACTTGCCCTCATAAGCCCCCACAGATGGAAGCTACTTCTCTACTTTGCCTTGGGTCTGTTGCTCGGGGCAGCGCTAGAGATGTTCAGCGTGTGGGTACAGTTTGGGGATCCCCTCCTGCGCTACAAAGTACTGTTGAATTACAATACCGGGGGAACCCTGGAAACCGTCTTTGAGCAGGCGGCTAAAAGCGGTGAAAAGCTCCCCACTCTTCAGGCCATTATTCTCTTGGCCATCCGTTTTCCTAAGGTGATCTATTATACCGGATCAGCAGAGATTTTCTTTTTTCTGCTCGGTGGGTTGGGTACCTTAATGTGGCTATTTTTAGACAGAAGCAAAACAGCCTTAAGTAAGGCGATGATGCTTATTTTGGGCTTTGGGGCCATTGCTTTTGCAATCAAGGGCATGGATCCCAGCCGACCCTATCTGCGAGAGAGCATCCGCTACTACCTTCAAACCCTGCCTTTTTTTCAATTGGCGACAGCTGAACTTATTTTTGCCGGGGCCTCATGGTTGGCGATAACCGTTAAAAAACCGCTTTTTGAACGTGGTGTCTACGCTGTTGCCATCGCCCTTATCACAGGTTTGATAACACTCAATTTATGGTCGCTGAATCAATCTCCCCATCTGGCCAAAAATGGCAATACGGGCAGCTTAGTTATTTTGGAGCGTGCCAGCCAACTTCAAGAGCCCCACAATCCTAAACTCTATGGGGATGGAAAAAACCTTTTCCCTCTCTTTTTCAAAGCCAGTTCCCCTTGGGCTCATCAAAAAAAGTTCAGCCAATTTGAAGAACCAGGTTATCTCTTTATTAACTGGCGTCGGCGCAACTACATCTTAAAAAAGCGGCTGCATAAAACGCATCCAACCCATGGGTTATACACCACCATTGAGACACAGCCTCACCTCTACCGTCACCAAAATGGCCGCTGGCTGTCGGATCTCTTTGTCATCAACACACCACCCATTACACGGACCAAAACCCGCTTACCCAAAGAGGCGTTCATGGTTCGTCTGCAAGGAGGGCAATTAGCCACCCCCTCTGAGACCATAAGGCTTGTTAAGGGGGATCAATGGCAACTGTCAGCCGTTGACCCAGCTCTGGCCCCCTTACCCGTAGAGAAGTTGGTACAGATCCAATTTTTCATGCGTGCGGTTACGCCTCGTGCCTCTACCATGCAAGTTCAGCTTGAATACCGGTCAACGAATGGTCAAAAGCAGCAACAGTTTATGGGGGAGTCTGTAGCTGGTACCGATTGGCACCGCTTCTCACTCTGGACCTACCTCCCCCAACCAGCGCACAACCCATCCTTTAAAATGCGTTTGACCCATGGGGAAGTTGACGTTAAAGATTTTCAGGTCCAACTCCTAGACCGCCACCCCCAGGATGAGCTAGCAAATAACCGTTTACAGTGGCAAAGCACCCTTTTTTAAAGCCAAAATCCTATCAAAAGAGCCATAGAGGTAGACGGGCCTCCTCTATGGCTCTTGAATTACAATAACGCAGCTTCAGCATTATTTTTCAGCTTCTTGATACCTAACTGTAGTTAATTTTGATAGTTTATTAGAATAAGCTGACAAAATAGGTGGCATTACCTCATCACCACAATGCAGCCATGTGTTCATACCGATAACCCCATTGAGGATTATCCATGGAACTACAGGATATTGATCCCATTCGGCGAAAAATCTTCTTACGCACCTTACTTGCCCTATTTATCATTGGTACGGTATTGGTCATGATGGTCTTGGGACCATTAAGTCATGAGTTAAAAGCAAAGAATGATCGTGAAGTTCAGTTTATTGTGGATGCCAAAACGGTTTCCGTTAATCAATTCTTTGCAAAAATTATTGATATCGCTGAACAGTTCACCAGCCGCACAGCCATTCGAAAAAAGTTAATGGCTTATAATGATGGAAAAATTACCCATAAAGCATTGGTAGATTTTTCCAGTAATAAACTGTTAGATGCCCTTAACAAATCTCCCGATGCCACAGGTATTACCCGCTACGATCACCACGGCAAAATAGCGGTGGTTGTGGGCACGACTCTGCCTGGTGCTTTTCTCGCTCAACTTGACCCCTTTATTGAACAAACACAGGTTTTTGACCCCATTGTATTGAATGGTCAAACGACCCTGGTTGTTGCCACCCCTATTCGGGCCCGTGGGGGTAAACGTGTCGGCACCGATGTTGTGGTTTTTCAAACCAAAGGTATCTTAGCCTTGATGGAGGATTATCAAGGTATGGGCAAGACCGGAGAAATTATTTTAGCCTATGAGAAACAAGATCTTTTTAAGCCTATTTTCACGACTCGGCACCCCTATAAAGCTGAACGACTAACCACGATTATACAGGATTTCAAGAACGGTCAGTTCAAGGCTGAGCAAAACCATCATCGTATCTGCCCAGCCTGTGTCGTGACCATACGTGGTGTGAACCAAACCAATTTTTATCTGCTTTTCCGAATGAAGCGTGCAGAACTGGATGCGATTATTGATGCCAACACCCATCGGTTAGGACTCTTTGCCGCGGTGGTATTGATCATTGGTGTTGGAGGGGTCTACCTTCTGATCGCCCCTCTTCTGCGATTATTGACCCAAGAACTTCATACCCGTACCCGCACGCTCCAAGAACTGGCCAGCAGTGAAAAAGCCTTGCGCGCCACACAAACACAACTTGAAGAAGATATTGTTCAACGCAAAGCTGTGGAAAAAGAGGTGCGTGAACTCAACCGTTCTTTAGAACAACGCGTAGAAGAGCGCACACGAGCACTCACACAAGCCCTTCAACAAGCTGAAGTAGCCAACCAAGCTAAAAGTACCTTTCTAGCCAATATGAGCCATGAATTGCGTACACCCCTTAATGCTATCTTGGGCTTTTGTGGATTGTTAAATAGAGGGGAGAACTTAACCCTCGATCAACAAGAGAATGTCGGTATCATTCATCGCAGTGGCGATCACCTGCTCCAACTCATTAATGATGTATTGGATATGTCAAAGGTAGAGTCTGGTCGAATGGATGTTGTGATAGAGGCCATACCACTCCATCAGCTACTCCATGATATTCGAGATATGATGGCCATACGGGCACAACAAAAAGATCTGACTTTTCACTATGAACCCAATGCGACACTTCCTCAATTTATCCATGCTGATGCCGCTAAAGTTCGCCAGATCCTCATCAACCTCCTCGGCAATGCGGTCAAATTTACGAAGGAAGGTGGCATTGCCCTACGGGTTGCCACACACGAAGAGGCCAATACACTCTGGCTAATCATAGAAGTACAAGATAGTGGTTGTGGGATCGCTGAAGATAAGATCAAATCAATTTTTGAACCGTTTATTCAGGTCGGTCGGAGTCGTGGCAGTATGGAAGGCACCGGCCTTGGGCTTTCCATCAGCAAGCGTCTTATAGAAATGATGGGGGGAACACTTAAAGTTGAAAGCCAAATAAAGCATGGCACGCTCTTCCAATTAAAGCTTCCTATTACAGAGGCCCATGCTCAAGAGATCCAAGACAAACCTGTTGATAACCGTGTCATCGGCCTAAGTGCCGACCAACCAGACTATCGTATTCTGGTTGTGGATGATGCCGTTGCTAACCGTCGTCTACTGGTCAAACTGCTCCAGGAGGTCGGCTTTGATGTGAAAGAAGCCTGCAATGGCGTTCAAGCGATTGAACGATGGAAAACGTGGAAGCCCCATTTAATCTGGATGGATATTCGTATGCCTGAAATGGGCGGGGATGAAGCGGCAAAGCAGATCAAGGCTTATTCAGAGCATGACGATACGATTATTATTGCGCTTACAGCCAGCATCTTCCGTGATGAGATGCAACGCCTCCTAGCCATGGGCTTTTCAACCTGCCTACGTAAACCCTTCCGTGAATCTGAAATTTTCACGGCCATGGAGACTTATTTGGGGGTTCAGTTTATCTATAAAGATCCCCAAACATTGACCACAACCTCTGAGCAGGGCTCTCTCAAACCAGCAACTCTTGCCAACTTACCGGATGATCTCAAACAAGAGCTGTTGCATGCATTGGAGATGGGCAATATTGTTGAGGTCGAGAAGAATGTGGATAAAATTGAAGCCATTAATGAAAAACTGGCCTCCGCATTACGCAGTAAAGCCGAAGATTTCCAATTTGAAGAACTGCTTCATTTGTTTAAAATGAGTATGGAGACACCGGCATGACCCTTCCATCAAGCACCATATTGATTGTGGATGATAATCCGGCCAACCTAAAACTGCTCTCAGGTATCTTAAAACAGAGCCACTATCAAATTCATGCTGCAACCAGTGGTGAAGGGGCTCTCAGGTCTGTTCAGGCCCACAAACCCGATATTTTTTTACTGGATGTTCGCATGCCCGGCATGAGTGGTTTGCAACTATGTGAAAAATTAAAAGAAGATCCTGAAACACAAGAGATACCCGTTATCTTCCTCAGCGCTCTTGGAGACTCTGAAGATAAAATCAGAGGTTTTGAAGTAGGTGCTGTTGACTATATGAGCAAACCCTTTGAACCCAAAGAGGTCTTACTCAGGGTTCAAACCCACCTGGAGCTCTACCATTTACGCCGCCAACTGGAACAGCGGGTAGTCAGCCGTACCCAACAGTTACAACAGAGTAAATTAGATAGACAGCAGATACTCGACACCTTAACAGAAGGTGTCTTGGTGATGGATCAAAAAGGGTGCTGCCAGTGGGTTAACAATGCAGCAAGACAACTGCTTGGGTTATCTGACACAAGCTGTGAAGCTGGCTATTCCACCATGGATTTGACCCGCCCTTGCCGCGGAGATGGTACCCCCCTACGTTGGGAGGAAACCCCCTTTGCTCAAGCGCTAGCACACAATGAGCCGACCCATGGTGACCAGCTATGGTTTCAACATCAGGATGGCAGCCGCTTTCCGGTTGAATACCGCGCCAACCCCCTGCCCCAACAGCTACAAGAACCTGGCATCGTCATCAGCTTTTGGGATATCAGCTCCAGGCTGGCGACTTTGGATGCGTTGACACAAGCCAAAGAGAGAGCGGATGAGGCCAACCGGGCAAAAAGCACCTTTTTAGCCACCATGAGTCATGAAATACGCACGCCGATGAATGCCATCATCGGTATGGCTGACCTTCTTTGTGAAACCGAACTCACCAACGATCAAAAGCAATATATTGATATTTTTCAAAAGGCGGGTGGTGCTCTGCTGGATCTAATCAATGATATTCTTGATCTGGCCAAGGTGGAAGCCAACCGTTTTGTCTTAGAAAACAATCCCTATAATCTAGCCAGCCTTATTGAAGAGTCGATCTCTATTTTAACCCCCCGCAGTGAGTTAAAAGGGATTCAGCTCAAACAGCAACTGGATGCACATTTACCAGAAGCTGTGGTTGGAGATGCCAAACGCCTACGCCAAGTCTTACTCAACCTATTAGGCAATGCCATCAAGTTCACACAACAGGGGGATGTTACCCTTGCGGTACAACTGACAGAGGATCAGCAAGATCAGCTCTTATTTCAGGTGATCGATACAGGGCCGGGCATACCCGAAACACAACTGGCGCAAATTTTTGATCCGTTTACACAAGTTGATGCTTCGACAACCCGTCACCATGGTGGCACAGGGTTGGGGTTGGCCATCTGTAAACGTCTGATTGATCTTATGAATGGCCAAATCCATGTAGTGAGCCAACCAGGTAAAGGCAGTACATTTTCCTTCCAGCTGCCCTTACAAAGGGCCGTTCATACACCTCAAGTCAAAGAGCCTACCCACGCGGGCTTACCGCCAGGCACCACCGTACTAATTAGCCATGAAAAAAGCCGCTGTGGAGGCATTTACCCAACCGTTTTACAACAAATTGGATGCAAGGTTAGCTTTATAGAACAAACTGGTGCGATTGAAACATTTATGAGCCAACTACAAAGCTATGAATATCCGCCCGATATATTGCTCATTGATGATGATACGATTTCACATTCCAGCTTGGATGTGGTGCGCCATATGCGCCAATTCCCAGCATTTAAACATTTACCGACCATCATGATCTGCAGTAATGACGATCACCATATGCTCAATGAGGCCAAAGAGTTACAGGTCTACACTATGATCAAACCTGTACGTGGTGATGCCTTGTTTAGGGGACTGTGCAGAGTTTTAGACCGAAAACCAACATTTTCTGATCAAAAACAAGCCCATATTCTTCTAGCAGAAGATGCCGACGATAATATTTTTCTCATTCAACGCTATTTACAAAAGAGTGGTCATACACTGGATATCGCTAAAAATGGTGTGGAAGCTGTGCATTTGGCCCAAAAGAGTCGCTATGATCTTATTCTTATGGATGTACAGATGCCCAAGGTTGATGGCTACCAAGCTACCGCCACCATTCGACGCTGGGAACAACAGCAAGCACACCCCAGAACCCCCATTCTTGCCCTCACTGCACATGCTTTGGAAGAGGACCGCCGTAAAAGCATAGAAGCGGGGTGTGACGCCCACCTAACCAAACCTATTCTAAAAAAAGACCTATTGGCTGCTTTACACAAACATATCAAGCAAAGAGCCTGAAAAAGAAAAACCCCGACCAAAAAAGGACGGGGTTTTATGGCGAAAAAAGCGACTTCAGACATATCTTCACGTTACTACTGTTGACCTAAGCCTTGCGATCAATAGCCTTGATTATTTCAATTTAAGCTGTTTTAAGGCCGCAAATGGGCTGTCTGAAGGTATACCGTCACAGCGGCATGCACTCTCATTTAAGTTGGCTCCACACTGGGCACAGATACCTTTACAACCCTCTGAGCAGAGCGGCAACATCGGCAGGTGTAACATGAGCTCTTCATCCACCAACGGTGGTAATGTAAAAAGATCATCCTCCAGATAGACCAACTCATCGGTCAAAGCCAGTTCACCACTGCTGCCATTATGGGGATCTTCCCCTGTGGCATACCAACGGTCAACCTGGCCTTCCAACTGTTGATCAAAGCTTTTCAGACAGCGGGAACAGACAACCTGAACCGTACTGGAAACCGTACCTGTAACGTGTAATTTTCCCTGTTGCATCTGTGCGGTCACGGCACAGTTAGCCGAATTGACCAGAGAGGTCTCTTCTGAATTTTGTAATCCCTCCAACTGGTCAGCAGGAATAATACCCTCATAGTTACGAGGATGGTGACCTGCTGCACTCAGCGGTAACTTGATGTGGCTAATATCCTTATCCATGGGAGCACCTTACTTAACGGCTGGGAAGGAGATGGCTTAGAATAATAAGGGGGGCATAGCCCCCCTTATTTAAGCGC
It contains:
- a CDS encoding IscS subfamily cysteine desulfurase — encoded protein: MSQSGDQQTSQKHQDGMCGICPAGCWVRVGYEGDKMVSVEPRPDHPLGMICRIGRKSPNVVYDPDRLKTPLKRVGPKGSYAFEPISWDEAMSTIAERLQTTKAKHGAEATAIYTGRGSFDMAMCDLFQPDDVAVSSASSVLFPFGSPNTLGVGALCYVSFAMIAPHVTFGEMLISLETDLPQSELIVVWGANPATDSPPMAHHQILEAKQRGAEVLVIDPRRSETCVEADAQWHPIRPGTDGALALGMINVLIEEELYDEAFVKNWTVGFEDLSQYVQHYHPDVVAEITGVPADQVRQIARKIANARGACPVMYTGLEYSDSGVQAIRAVFTLWALAGQLDVPGGLLIRMKENQFPQNRAHLIKNPGADKALGRDRFPVYSAYRGESHAISLPQSVLEGVPYKVRDLMVLGGSLMTSWPDPALWKRTLSELEFLVVIDRYHTADSAYADIVLPATTLYECTSFMRYGPMFAIREKMVEPVGEARNDFLILAELAERLGYGELYPQTEEAILERALEETEFTVAQVRQAGGHVQLNTAMMQYKKWEKGHLREDGQHGFATPSGKFEISSSILAEHGYDPLPVYTEPQEGPLARPDLAKSYPLVLNSGGRTYYDFRSQHHGVKGLAEKQPDPRVTMNVEDAEARGIQNGDWVWVKSPRGEIKYRARVTDSIVKGSVDANMGGGGPVGPESWQACNVNVLTDPEHYDPISGFPIYKTLLCEIRKAGDADARFSEIEEQAEPVKQATQEVVQTEIYLDHNATTPLDAEVIAVMRPFMEQAFGNPSSIHGLGVKARHAVENARRQLSQVLGCTARRIVFTGSGSEADNMALRGVVSVQQGQRCHIITSAVEHPAILATCRSLEKQGHRITYLPVDEHGLVSMQAYEQALTAQTTLVSIMAANNETGTLQPIQPMAAMARDLGVLFHTDAVQALGKIPLNVEDLGVDLLSVSSHKIHGPKGVGALYIRKGVDVDAVTTGGSQEWGLRAGTENVPGIVGFGKACERAELALRHGENQRLSALRDQLEEGLLTQVPGAKRNGHAQKRLPNTLNVTLPGIRGESLVLVMDRRGVYFSSGSACKSGNPDPSHALLAMGISAEDAHCSVRFSLGAATTEVEIDQVLSLFKETLTDTMSSIRFVSCR
- a CDS encoding ATP-grasp domain-containing protein, whose protein sequence is MQSVLIPCSRAVDRWICTPLQSRYHFHDQDLASMPDPMVQLRSAQQWKQHHPNGVVLATHDLAAPIAAHCMGHPSVHAVFTTMDKAATREQLDPKPIPFCRLDPGQAMPPQTDFPYPALLKPRDGWGSQQITPIKTPGLAPLEIDAPLTPLWQALLPSSSHTQSGWLLEQYMEHQHIFTVDGFVQDGEVQLWGISENLYATSNPLLLEGCLFPAQLDDALTQKLESAYKAVVYPLIEQGFDRSFINAEFFMTSDQEIILMEINGRLPIILTPLYRCTLTGGDSVEAAIQLALDQQVVRPKQPNGVAGAFFIQGQASPALTQCPQNDHLLLLSPPPVTGRLGTLILHAQDRHQLLRQWRQWQQQHLILA
- a CDS encoding molybdopterin-containing oxidoreductase family protein gives rise to the protein MNSTLPEKTTCYQCDMNCEFDVHYKADGSLDKLTGPTCPRGDVQMEMQTHPQRLRTPLKRVGPRGSMNFEPISWDEALEICAHELDKIRQRDGAEACAFFSGYTKEARPHLQRLAHLFGSPNYMTESGCCFTSTLVSEQLTYGYRLKTSSLQDADETRCRLIWSTNPVHSVLPYGEHPVIAPKDGVKTIVVDPRLTETAQRADLYLPIRPGTDGALALAIHQQLFENGWSDEAFLAKWANGIENFKAYVKDFTPKRASDICWVPEADIKQAAEWYGHHGPSQLVLSATSTTQHSNGFQNHRAVILLAATAGYVDIPGGNRFFIDKVVPKGIDLFKEKIDTLPPRVGQKRFPVWTNRYPAAHSMVLGDAIEQGDPTPIRGLFALGINPIMWPDTDRFMKSLEKLDFFCMVDFFHTPGSPLADLILPAATSLEREALITASSCQFRGVVQHRKAVTEPVAEARPDAQIVLDLGCKLGMADQFWQGDLHASIEEQAEGLGAPLWEQVKKEPGGITVFGTAVMDDDVDEVTEKLYEARGFPTPSGKVEFDADELHQSGYDGLPTYKEPAESPHSKPDTAKDYPLVLTTGGRSVVYTHSQQRRFDALLAVDPVPRVQMHTSEAEQRNIVDGDRVTVSSPRGSIEMIAAVSDEIREGIAHAYHGWADANINRLTEGDFSLDPISGFPAFKSSLCQIHKG